A genomic stretch from Bradyrhizobium quebecense includes:
- a CDS encoding D-alanyl-D-alanine carboxypeptidase family protein translates to MVYAANNSVQGAKKEDGGFDGDAPTAILVEASSGSVLFEKNADELRAPSSMMKLMTAEVVFDAIKKGDIKLTDEYRISENAWRRGGAPSGTSTMFAAINSKVSVDDLLHGAIIPSGNDACIALAEGIAGNEHTFATDFMTKRARELGMTKSTFGNSNGLPDPSNKMTVRELAILARHLILTYPDRYKLFGEKEFTWNKIRQQNRNPLLNALPGADGLKTGYTKEGGYGMVGSAVQNDTRLIVVVNGLEDSDDRATEAKKMLEWGFRSFETRVLIAANQPVGYARVFGGESRSVKLVSPDPIKVMVSKNGNDKLLARVIYSGPVKAPIAAGQQIGVVRVWRGGNVAMETPVFAADAVGTGSTMRRALDGAQELVIGMFRAGVEKL, encoded by the coding sequence ATGGTTTATGCCGCCAATAACAGCGTCCAGGGCGCCAAGAAGGAAGATGGCGGGTTCGACGGCGATGCGCCGACCGCGATCCTGGTCGAGGCCTCCTCGGGCAGCGTGCTGTTCGAGAAGAATGCCGACGAGCTGCGCGCGCCCTCCAGCATGATGAAGCTGATGACCGCCGAAGTGGTGTTCGACGCCATCAAGAAGGGCGACATCAAGCTGACCGACGAGTACCGGATTAGCGAGAACGCCTGGCGGCGGGGCGGGGCGCCGTCCGGGACCTCGACGATGTTCGCGGCGATCAACAGCAAGGTCTCGGTCGACGACCTCCTGCACGGTGCGATCATCCCGAGCGGCAACGACGCCTGCATCGCGCTGGCCGAGGGCATCGCCGGCAACGAGCATACGTTTGCGACCGATTTCATGACCAAGCGCGCCCGCGAGCTCGGCATGACGAAGTCGACCTTCGGCAACTCCAACGGACTGCCGGATCCGTCCAACAAGATGACGGTGCGGGAACTCGCGATTCTGGCGCGCCACCTCATCCTGACTTACCCGGACCGGTACAAGCTGTTCGGCGAGAAGGAATTCACCTGGAACAAGATCCGCCAGCAGAACCGCAATCCGCTGCTCAACGCTTTGCCCGGCGCCGACGGCCTGAAGACGGGCTACACCAAGGAAGGCGGCTACGGCATGGTCGGCTCCGCCGTGCAGAACGACACGCGGCTGATCGTCGTGGTCAATGGCCTCGAGGATTCAGACGACCGCGCGACCGAAGCCAAGAAGATGCTGGAATGGGGGTTTCGCAGCTTCGAGACCCGGGTCCTGATCGCGGCCAACCAGCCGGTCGGCTACGCCCGGGTGTTCGGCGGCGAGAGCCGCTCGGTCAAGCTGGTCAGCCCAGATCCGATTAAGGTGATGGTGTCCAAGAACGGCAACGACAAGCTGCTCGCCCGTGTCATCTATAGCGGCCCGGTCAAGGCGCCGATCGCCGCCGGCCAGCAGATCGGCGTCGTCCGGGTCTGGCGCGGCGGCAATGTCGCGATGGAGACTCCGGTGTTTGCAGCGGATGCGGTCGGCACGGGATCGACGATGCGCCGCGCGCTCGACGGCGCCCAGGAGCTTGTGATCGGAATGTTCCGCGCAGGGGTCGAGAAGCTCTGA
- a CDS encoding alpha/beta fold hydrolase, producing the protein MSSSRTISANGIDMFVREAGQGPLVVLCHGWPELSYSWRHQIAALAAAGFRVAAPDMRGFGRTTAPADVGAYTIFDTVGDMVALVAALGERKAMIVGHDWGAPVAWHAALFRPDIFSKVAGLSVPPPFRGRGRPLETLREGGITNFYWQYFQPPGVAEAEFERDIAHTMRLVLGRGVSDPSSMFVDEAKGFLGKLPAGMPLPAWLTEADIAEFAEGYRQSGFRGGLNWYRNLDRNWELTAPWQDAQIHQPSLFIAGSNDSVITGLIGAKRVADMERVLPNLRQKLIIEGAGHWIQQERPAEVNAALITFLK; encoded by the coding sequence ATGTCATCCTCCCGCACCATTTCCGCCAACGGCATCGACATGTTCGTGCGTGAGGCCGGGCAAGGCCCACTGGTCGTGCTCTGCCACGGCTGGCCGGAGCTGTCCTACTCATGGCGGCACCAGATCGCAGCCCTCGCCGCGGCAGGCTTCCGGGTCGCAGCCCCTGACATGCGCGGCTTCGGCCGGACCACCGCGCCGGCCGATGTCGGCGCCTACACGATCTTCGATACTGTGGGCGACATGGTCGCACTGGTGGCCGCGCTCGGCGAGCGGAAGGCGATGATCGTCGGTCACGATTGGGGCGCGCCGGTTGCCTGGCACGCGGCCCTGTTCCGCCCTGATATCTTCAGCAAGGTCGCAGGCCTCAGCGTGCCGCCGCCGTTCCGTGGCCGCGGCCGTCCACTGGAAACCCTGCGCGAGGGCGGCATCACCAACTTCTATTGGCAATACTTCCAGCCGCCCGGCGTGGCGGAGGCCGAATTCGAGCGCGACATCGCCCACACCATGCGACTGGTGCTCGGGCGCGGCGTCTCCGATCCAAGCTCGATGTTCGTCGACGAAGCCAAGGGTTTCCTCGGCAAGCTGCCGGCCGGAATGCCGCTGCCGGCCTGGCTGACCGAGGCCGACATCGCCGAATTCGCCGAGGGCTACCGGCAGTCCGGCTTCCGCGGCGGCCTGAACTGGTACCGCAATCTCGACCGCAATTGGGAGCTGACCGCGCCCTGGCAAGATGCGCAGATCCATCAGCCGTCGCTGTTCATCGCCGGCTCGAACGATTCGGTGATTACCGGGCTGATCGGTGCCAAGCGGGTCGCGGACATGGAACGCGTGCTGCCGAACCTGCGGCAGAAGCTGATCATCGAGGGCGCCGGCCACTGGATCCAGCAGGAGCGCCCGGCCGAGGTCAACGCGGCGCTGATCACATTTCTGAAATGA
- a CDS encoding septal ring lytic transglycosylase RlpA family protein, producing MGIRRPDSMIRTARGAVAVATCLIVANCASSNQFASRVDPKYGVSSSPRVVALGDPVPKGGGTYRIGKPYVVAGRTYVPEENENYRAEGLASWYGDDFHGRLTANGEVFDMGSLTAAHPTLPMPSYARVTNLSNGRSLVVRVNDRGPYHGNRLIDVSNKAAELLDFKGNGVARVRVEYVGRAPLEGSDDRQLMATLRTGTPAPSPSMVRVASARPFVPEMSSSSGRVRGDVPLPEGRPYSLGNTQSDYASVSATSEMSASSRLHRRVPNNPREVSYEGDARYAAAPSPAAAYVPIDARGPAEVLSGRGLY from the coding sequence TGGCCACGTGCCTCATCGTCGCCAATTGTGCCTCGTCGAACCAGTTCGCCAGCCGGGTCGATCCCAAATACGGCGTGTCCTCGAGCCCGCGTGTGGTGGCGCTCGGCGACCCCGTGCCGAAGGGCGGCGGCACCTACCGCATCGGCAAACCCTATGTCGTCGCCGGCCGCACCTATGTGCCGGAAGAGAACGAGAACTACCGCGCCGAGGGCCTGGCGTCCTGGTATGGCGATGATTTTCACGGCCGGCTGACCGCCAATGGCGAGGTGTTCGACATGGGCTCGCTCACGGCCGCCCATCCGACCTTGCCGATGCCGAGCTACGCGCGCGTCACCAATCTGAGCAACGGCCGATCGCTCGTCGTTCGCGTCAACGACCGCGGCCCGTACCACGGCAATCGCCTCATCGACGTCTCGAACAAGGCCGCCGAACTGCTTGATTTCAAAGGCAATGGCGTCGCGCGCGTCCGCGTCGAATATGTCGGCCGGGCGCCGCTCGAAGGCTCCGACGACCGTCAGCTGATGGCGACCCTGCGCACCGGTACGCCGGCGCCGTCCCCGTCGATGGTCCGGGTCGCCTCGGCCCGGCCGTTCGTGCCGGAGATGTCGTCCTCGTCGGGCCGAGTCCGGGGCGATGTCCCGCTGCCCGAAGGGCGGCCCTACAGCCTCGGCAACACCCAGTCCGACTACGCCTCGGTCAGCGCCACCTCGGAAATGTCGGCCTCGAGCCGGTTGCACCGCCGCGTGCCGAACAATCCGCGCGAGGTCTCCTACGAGGGTGACGCGCGCTACGCCGCGGCCCCGAGCCCGGCGGCGGCCTATGTGCCGATCGACGCGCGTGGACCGGCCGAAGTGCTGAGCGGGCGCGGCCTCTACTGA